A single window of Sporosarcina sp. FSL W7-1349 DNA harbors:
- a CDS encoding phage tail sheath C-terminal domain-containing protein: MLGGGPFLTQNKVLPGTYHNFISAARAFVNLSDRGYVGLPMVLDWGVDGDVFTVTVEDLQKDSLKIFGYDYTHQKLKGIRDIFKNAHTVFFYRLEEGAAAAANLFGKAKFKGVRGNDLKTVISANVDDPAKFDVQTYLGTALVDEQLAVATAAELINSDFVVWDDATTLDLTAGTNFTGGTNGTGLTGTAYQNALDSLEAYGFNTLGCLSGEPTIKSLFVEYTKRLRDSVGAKFQLVGHKLGAADHEGVIDVQNDAIGDGEEVFGAVYWGVGAQAGVAVNKSNTNKVYGGEFTLDMTETKTQQQLTALLKAGKYVFHRVGEEIRVLEDVNTFTSFTVDKNEDFSMNQVIRVLDQIAIDTATLFNTRYLGQVPNDQSGRVSLWGDIVAHRRELQGIRAIQNFDPDEVVVAQGNSKKSVVVNEVVEPTVAMSQLYITTTVA; the protein is encoded by the coding sequence ATGCTAGGTGGAGGCCCGTTCCTTACACAAAACAAAGTACTTCCTGGTACTTATCACAACTTTATTTCCGCGGCACGTGCATTCGTGAATCTATCGGACCGCGGTTATGTCGGCTTGCCGATGGTCCTTGATTGGGGCGTTGACGGTGATGTATTCACAGTAACTGTCGAGGATTTACAAAAAGATTCGTTAAAAATCTTCGGGTATGATTACACCCATCAAAAATTGAAAGGGATCCGAGACATTTTCAAGAATGCTCACACGGTATTCTTTTATCGGTTGGAAGAAGGCGCTGCAGCGGCGGCCAATTTATTCGGAAAAGCGAAATTCAAAGGCGTACGCGGCAATGACTTAAAGACGGTCATTTCAGCGAATGTTGACGACCCTGCCAAATTCGATGTGCAAACATATCTGGGTACAGCTTTAGTTGATGAGCAATTAGCGGTTGCGACTGCTGCTGAATTAATCAATTCCGACTTTGTTGTTTGGGACGATGCAACAACATTAGATTTAACAGCGGGCACCAACTTTACTGGTGGCACAAACGGAACGGGATTGACCGGAACTGCCTATCAGAATGCGCTAGATTCACTGGAAGCTTATGGCTTTAATACACTTGGGTGCTTGTCTGGCGAACCGACAATCAAATCGCTGTTCGTTGAGTATACAAAGCGTCTGCGGGATAGTGTAGGGGCTAAATTCCAACTTGTTGGGCACAAATTAGGCGCAGCAGATCACGAAGGTGTCATTGATGTCCAGAATGATGCAATCGGCGATGGAGAAGAGGTCTTTGGTGCTGTTTACTGGGGTGTCGGTGCCCAGGCGGGTGTTGCGGTAAATAAATCGAACACCAACAAAGTTTACGGCGGAGAATTTACGCTAGATATGACCGAAACAAAAACTCAACAACAGCTCACTGCTCTATTAAAAGCAGGAAAGTATGTGTTCCATCGTGTGGGCGAGGAGATCCGTGTGCTGGAAGATGTGAACACTTTCACGTCATTCACTGTTGACAAAAACGAGGATTTCTCCATGAACCAAGTCATCCGAGTTCTGGATCAAATCGCTATTGACACGGCAACTTTATTCAACACGCGCTATTTGGGTCAGGTTCCAAATGATCAAAGTGGGCGTGTTTCTTTATGGGGAGATATTGTTGCCCACCGTCGTGAATTGCAAGGCATCCGTGCCATTCAAAACTTCGATCCGGACGAAGTTGTTGTC
- a CDS encoding phage tail terminator family protein — MEINDIITAISIKLNQTFGDGYSNYIDDVPQGFRTPAFLILFLDLEVVPQIGKRWKVTTLFNVQYFPSGGRADASNHVLKVQQALKKITLLNGAVMLGTRANSEIVDGNAHNFIHFNFFLQEIEAKTFMGSLRHYANGNEVATVGEE; from the coding sequence ATGGAGATTAACGACATTATTACAGCTATCTCCATTAAGTTGAACCAAACTTTCGGGGATGGCTATTCGAATTATATCGACGATGTGCCGCAGGGGTTTCGAACTCCTGCTTTTTTAATTCTCTTTTTAGACCTAGAAGTTGTTCCGCAAATCGGTAAGCGGTGGAAGGTCACTACGCTTTTCAATGTGCAGTATTTCCCTTCTGGCGGTCGTGCTGATGCGTCTAACCACGTATTGAAGGTACAACAAGCCCTTAAAAAAATCACACTGCTGAATGGAGCTGTAATGTTGGGCACTCGGGCGAACAGCGAAATTGTAGACGGAAATGCACATAACTTTATCCATTTCAATTTCTTCTTGCAAGAGATAGAAGCAAAGACTTTCATGGGATCGCTAAGACATTATGCAAACGGAAACGAGGTGGCGACAGTTGGCGAAGAATGA
- a CDS encoding HK97 gp10 family phage protein: MARWGKVNFKQLERLQKKMQKLEKADFDKFCEDMAKEIAARLLARVIKRTPVGDYGDGTVGGTLRRGWTAGSHREAELSSTFGGGAGAKKFADTMTVVKKGSTYVIEVINPVEYASYVEYGHRTRNHQGWVPGRFMMTISADEVEQLAPKLIEKKLMKLLGEAFNGD; the protein is encoded by the coding sequence ATGGCCAGATGGGGTAAGGTCAACTTCAAACAGTTAGAGCGCCTGCAAAAGAAAATGCAGAAACTTGAAAAGGCTGATTTTGATAAGTTCTGCGAAGATATGGCGAAGGAGATAGCCGCAAGATTGCTAGCTAGAGTGATTAAACGGACGCCAGTAGGTGATTACGGCGATGGCACTGTCGGAGGCACTCTACGTAGAGGATGGACTGCTGGAAGTCATCGTGAAGCGGAACTTTCATCCACGTTCGGTGGCGGTGCGGGAGCCAAGAAGTTTGCCGATACAATGACAGTTGTCAAAAAAGGAAGCACGTATGTAATCGAAGTGATAAACCCGGTAGAATACGCCTCTTACGTTGAATATGGCCATCGGACCCGTAATCATCAAGGTTGGGTTCCGGGTCGGTTCATGATGACTATATCAGCGGACGAGGTAGAACAGCTGGCTCCGAAATTGATCGAAAAGAAACTCATGAAACTATTAGGGGAGGCTTTCAATGGAGATTAA
- a CDS encoding major capsid protein yields MPDVLELFDSKTVLNYLKERQYKPLLGETLFPEVKHDTLDFEYLVGASSLPVVASVHAFDTEAEIGSREAAKQALEAAYIKRKMQITEKDLIALQFPRTPQEERYLTGRVFNDIDTLVQGVKARVELMRMEALSTGKVTLNENGLDMSVNYRVPSEHQESLAGDDLWTSANADIIGDMERWQDLLDEKATRALTSTKVLTQILRNSKIIGYLYGKDSGRIPTRADLNAFLLQHDLPQIAVYDSKFRRQNADGSYTTERYLGENKFVMFGAGTLGETLYGPTPEESRMVREGNEQVQNIDKVIAMVYEEGLDPVSTWTKAAATAIPSFPEANNVFQAQPIA; encoded by the coding sequence ATGCCAGATGTATTAGAACTATTTGATTCCAAGACGGTGCTAAATTATTTGAAAGAGCGGCAATACAAACCATTGTTGGGGGAAACGTTATTCCCCGAAGTGAAACACGACACATTAGATTTCGAGTATCTAGTAGGGGCGAGCTCTCTCCCAGTCGTGGCGTCTGTACATGCTTTTGATACGGAAGCGGAAATTGGATCTCGTGAAGCGGCGAAACAGGCGCTGGAGGCAGCTTACATTAAACGTAAGATGCAAATCACGGAGAAAGATCTAATCGCATTGCAATTCCCACGCACACCGCAAGAGGAACGATATTTAACAGGTCGTGTATTTAATGATATCGATACATTGGTGCAAGGGGTTAAGGCTCGTGTCGAACTGATGCGAATGGAAGCTTTGTCAACTGGTAAAGTGACGCTGAACGAGAACGGGTTAGACATGTCCGTGAACTACCGTGTACCGAGTGAGCACCAAGAATCGTTAGCGGGAGATGACTTGTGGACTTCGGCTAACGCGGATATTATCGGTGATATGGAGCGTTGGCAAGATCTTCTGGATGAAAAAGCAACTCGTGCTTTAACATCTACAAAAGTATTAACGCAAATCCTTCGCAACAGTAAAATCATCGGTTATCTATACGGGAAAGATTCCGGCCGTATCCCGACTCGTGCGGATCTGAACGCGTTTTTGCTTCAACACGACTTGCCACAAATCGCGGTATATGATTCGAAATTCCGTCGTCAGAATGCTGATGGTTCCTATACAACAGAACGTTACCTTGGCGAAAACAAATTCGTTATGTTCGGTGCGGGAACTCTTGGTGAAACGCTATACGGACCAACCCCGGAAGAGTCTCGCATGGTTCGTGAAGGCAATGAACAAGTGCAAAACATCGATAAGGTGATTGCGATGGTTTATGAGGAAGGGCTGGATCCGGTATCAACTTGGACGAAAGCGGCAGCAACTGCAATCCCTTCATTCCCTGAAGCGAACAACGTATTCCAAGCGCAGCCGATTGCATAA
- a CDS encoding phage scaffolding protein: protein MNKEQLIALGLSEEQADKVVAGFGQMIPKSRLDEKIQEVKDLNEQITDRDKQLEELKKVDAKGLQAKIDELQTANETTKKDYEAKLKETQLSSAVKLALAGKVHDADLAASLIDTGTIELDKDGNVTKGLDEQLKTLQESKSFLFVPEKETKTNLKGTKPAENSNGGEGTVNIGADFAKMLNDRGAAPSNENNPWG, encoded by the coding sequence TTGAATAAAGAACAATTAATCGCTCTTGGCCTGTCTGAAGAGCAAGCTGATAAAGTGGTGGCCGGTTTCGGACAAATGATTCCGAAAAGCCGTTTGGATGAGAAGATCCAGGAAGTCAAAGATTTGAATGAACAAATCACGGATCGGGACAAGCAGTTGGAAGAATTGAAGAAAGTCGATGCGAAAGGATTGCAGGCAAAGATTGATGAGCTCCAAACAGCCAATGAAACGACAAAAAAGGATTATGAAGCCAAGTTGAAGGAGACGCAGCTTTCTTCCGCTGTCAAATTGGCTCTTGCTGGGAAAGTTCATGACGCTGATCTGGCCGCTTCACTAATCGACACCGGCACGATTGAACTGGATAAGGACGGAAACGTCACTAAAGGACTTGATGAGCAGCTGAAAACGCTGCAAGAATCGAAGTCCTTTTTGTTTGTGCCTGAAAAGGAAACAAAAACAAACCTCAAAGGTACGAAACCCGCTGAAAATTCCAATGGCGGAGAAGGTACAGTGAACATCGGCGCTGATTTCGCGAAAATGCTAAACGACCGCGGCGCTGCACCAAGCAATGAAAATAACCCATGGGGTTAA
- a CDS encoding minor capsid protein, which translates to MAKSREYWRKRFEMLEDAQNRKAVSYYKDLEKAYIQTMGAIEADIAKWYSRFAKNNEITLDEAKRLLKSEELREFRWTVEEYIEYGKRNAINQQWMKQLENASSRVHISRLESLRLQLQQHVEKLYGGQIEGFERLMKEIYQDQYYHTAFEIQKAFEVGFTLQALNEDVLTKVISKPWTVDNMTFSAKIWRDRNLLINTLHTEMTQAFARGEGPQRLISVIQKKMNTSRSNAARLVQTEQAFFSASAQRDVFKELDVDRYEIVATLDSKTSDICQSMDGKVFEMSDYQPGVTANPFHPRCRTTTAPWFEDDYSQRIARGRKGKVYYISSNIKFPEWKERFVA; encoded by the coding sequence ATGGCCAAGAGTAGGGAATACTGGCGCAAGCGATTTGAAATGCTGGAAGATGCTCAGAATCGCAAGGCCGTTAGCTATTACAAAGACCTCGAAAAAGCATACATTCAAACTATGGGTGCAATTGAAGCGGATATCGCTAAATGGTATAGCCGTTTTGCCAAAAACAATGAAATCACGCTGGATGAAGCTAAACGGCTACTGAAATCTGAGGAATTGAGAGAGTTTCGATGGACGGTCGAAGAATACATTGAGTATGGCAAAAGGAACGCAATCAATCAGCAATGGATGAAGCAACTTGAAAACGCCTCCTCCCGCGTCCACATTAGCCGTTTGGAGAGTTTGCGACTACAACTTCAACAGCATGTCGAAAAACTGTATGGTGGGCAAATTGAAGGTTTTGAGCGCTTGATGAAAGAGATTTATCAAGACCAGTATTATCATACGGCTTTTGAGATTCAGAAAGCATTTGAAGTCGGATTCACCTTACAAGCGCTGAATGAGGATGTGCTCACAAAGGTCATCAGCAAACCGTGGACTGTTGACAATATGACATTTTCAGCGAAGATTTGGCGCGACAGAAACTTGCTGATCAATACGTTACACACTGAAATGACGCAGGCATTCGCTCGCGGTGAAGGTCCTCAACGCTTGATATCCGTCATTCAAAAGAAAATGAATACTTCCCGATCTAACGCTGCTCGATTAGTGCAAACAGAGCAAGCGTTTTTTAGTGCTTCTGCTCAGAGGGATGTCTTTAAAGAGTTGGATGTTGATAGGTATGAGATTGTTGCGACCCTGGACAGCAAGACATCTGATATTTGCCAGTCGATGGACGGAAAGGTGTTCGAGATGAGTGATTATCAGCCTGGCGTTACTGCTAATCCGTTCCATCCAAGATGCAGGACCACAACGGCCCCTTGGTTCGAGGATGATTATAGCCAACGTATTGCTCGTGGTCGTAAAGGCAAGGTGTATTACATTTCCAGCAATATCAAATTCCCTGAATGGAAGGAGAGGTTTGTTGCGTGA
- a CDS encoding phage portal protein produces the protein MKAAYFPYQGAVTETDKLNQVIADGNKAKQFELNRLEKEIAKFIGSDKRNMMLTGERYYEGEHDILQRKRLVIGEGGRLQEAPNLPNNKRVDNQYASLVDQKVNYLLAKPLTIETENEAYEEALKLVLNKRFHRLLRNTGEASLNHGITYLHPFYDEHGELQFKRFPGYEVLPFWLDTDHTRLGSALRIYTVIDYDGDREIEVTKVDHYTNNGIKHYIYEHGRLKSGAVEQSSYLTIETESDEGIDVEFRNWQRLPLIPFKYNHKSIPLIRRVKNLQDAYNKILSNFENHMDEDTHNTIIVLENYDGQNLGEFRRNLSQYGAVKVRSTEGSRGDVRTLEVTVNKDNYESILTLFKKAIIENGRGYDSKDDRMSNNPNQMNIQSMYLDIDLDANMIETEYQAAFEELLWFVNQDLANKGVGDFENEDVNIIFNRDVLINETEVIEGLEKSGYLSNETRIAQHPYIKDVRLEMKRLEAEQRKQMDLMDNYDTHFNQLNGGGADGQE, from the coding sequence ATGAAGGCGGCTTATTTCCCATACCAAGGCGCAGTCACGGAAACGGACAAACTAAATCAAGTGATTGCAGACGGAAACAAGGCAAAACAATTTGAACTGAATAGGTTAGAAAAGGAAATTGCAAAATTTATCGGATCCGACAAACGTAATATGATGCTTACTGGCGAAAGGTATTATGAAGGCGAGCACGATATCCTTCAAAGAAAGCGACTGGTCATCGGCGAAGGGGGAAGGTTGCAAGAAGCCCCAAACCTTCCGAACAATAAGCGTGTCGACAATCAATACGCTTCGCTTGTTGACCAAAAAGTGAACTATTTACTCGCGAAACCATTAACGATCGAAACGGAAAACGAAGCATATGAGGAAGCGCTGAAGCTGGTTCTTAACAAGCGTTTCCATAGATTGCTTAGAAATACCGGCGAAGCTTCCCTTAATCATGGAATCACTTATTTGCATCCTTTCTATGATGAGCACGGAGAATTGCAATTTAAAAGGTTCCCGGGTTACGAAGTTTTACCTTTCTGGTTAGATACGGATCATACACGTTTGGGTTCGGCTTTGCGTATATACACGGTTATTGATTATGACGGCGATCGAGAAATCGAAGTCACGAAAGTGGACCATTACACCAACAACGGCATTAAGCATTATATCTATGAGCACGGCCGTTTGAAATCAGGCGCAGTCGAACAATCTAGCTATCTCACGATTGAAACGGAATCTGATGAAGGGATAGACGTTGAGTTCAGAAACTGGCAGCGACTGCCGTTGATCCCGTTTAAATATAATCACAAATCGATTCCATTGATTCGGCGCGTGAAAAACTTGCAAGATGCGTACAATAAGATTCTTTCAAACTTCGAGAATCACATGGATGAGGATACGCATAACACGATCATCGTTCTCGAAAACTATGACGGCCAGAACCTCGGGGAGTTTCGGCGCAACCTGTCTCAATATGGAGCGGTGAAAGTACGATCGACAGAGGGTTCCCGAGGTGATGTCCGGACGCTCGAAGTGACGGTCAATAAGGATAACTATGAGTCCATCCTGACGCTGTTTAAAAAGGCGATTATTGAAAATGGCCGTGGCTATGATTCCAAAGATGATCGCATGAGCAATAACCCGAACCAGATGAATATCCAGTCGATGTATTTGGATATCGACCTAGATGCCAACATGATTGAAACCGAGTATCAAGCGGCGTTTGAAGAATTGTTATGGTTCGTCAATCAAGACCTGGCGAATAAAGGGGTGGGTGACTTTGAGAATGAGGATGTGAACATCATCTTCAATCGTGATGTATTGATTAATGAGACCGAGGTAATTGAAGGTCTTGAAAAATCAGGGTACCTGTCTAATGAAACCCGAATTGCTCAACATCCATATATCAAAGATGTTCGCCTAGAAATGAAGCGACTTGAAGCCGAACAGCGCAAACAGATGGATCTCATGGATAACTACGATACCCACTTTAACCAATTGAATGGCGGCGGTGCGGATGGCCAAGAGTAG
- a CDS encoding PBSX family phage terminase large subunit codes for MQRKLSEFLPKAFHSVWRAAIAEEILNIVCKGGRGSGKSSDIAHIIVQLLMRYPLNAVGIRKVDNTIELSIFEQMKWAISEQGVSHLFKINKSPMRITYIPRGNYMVFRGAQEPERIKSLKSANFPFAIAWIEELAEFKTEDEVTTITNSLLRGELGDGLFYKFFFSYNPPKRKQSWVNKKYESAFIADNTFVHHSTYLDNPFISKQFIEEANAAEERNELRYRWEYLGEAIGSGVVPFDNLEIKKGCITDDMVRNFDNIRNAVDFGYATDPLAFVRWHYDKKKNGIYAIDEFYGQKISNRHLAKWLHGRGYQSDRIAADSAEPKSINELRDEHGIRHMYGVKKGPDSVEYGEQWLDDLDFICIDPLRTPNTAKEFENIDYQTDKDGNTIPRLEDKDNHTIDATRYAFENDMRGNTFSFD; via the coding sequence ATGCAACGTAAGCTATCCGAATTCCTCCCGAAAGCATTTCATTCCGTCTGGCGTGCAGCTATTGCGGAGGAAATCCTAAACATCGTTTGCAAGGGCGGCCGGGGCTCAGGGAAATCCTCTGATATTGCACATATCATCGTTCAGCTGCTCATGCGGTATCCACTGAATGCGGTCGGCATCCGGAAAGTGGACAATACAATCGAACTATCCATTTTCGAGCAAATGAAATGGGCCATTTCGGAGCAAGGCGTATCGCACTTATTCAAGATCAATAAATCTCCGATGCGAATCACATATATCCCTCGCGGTAACTACATGGTGTTCCGAGGAGCCCAGGAACCAGAACGGATCAAATCACTCAAGTCAGCTAACTTCCCATTCGCAATTGCTTGGATAGAGGAGCTGGCTGAATTCAAAACGGAAGATGAAGTTACAACTATCACCAACTCCTTATTACGTGGAGAATTGGGCGATGGTCTTTTTTATAAGTTTTTCTTTAGCTATAACCCGCCCAAACGGAAACAGTCGTGGGTGAATAAAAAATATGAATCAGCTTTCATTGCGGATAATACGTTCGTTCACCATTCTACCTATTTAGACAACCCGTTCATCTCAAAACAGTTCATTGAAGAAGCGAATGCGGCCGAAGAACGTAATGAATTGCGTTATCGGTGGGAATATCTTGGTGAGGCAATCGGTTCCGGTGTCGTGCCATTCGATAACTTGGAAATCAAAAAAGGCTGCATTACTGACGATATGGTTAGGAATTTCGACAATATTCGAAATGCTGTTGACTTCGGTTATGCAACAGATCCATTAGCTTTTGTTCGTTGGCATTATGACAAAAAGAAAAATGGTATTTATGCTATAGATGAATTTTACGGCCAAAAGATTAGCAACAGACATTTAGCTAAGTGGTTGCATGGTCGTGGTTATCAATCAGATCGAATTGCAGCTGATTCAGCTGAACCAAAATCAATCAATGAATTGAGAGATGAACATGGTATCAGGCATATGTACGGAGTCAAAAAAGGGCCGGATAGCGTTGAATACGGCGAGCAGTGGTTAGATGATTTAGACTTCATTTGCATTGACCCTTTACGCACTCCGAACACGGCGAAAGAGTTCGAAAACATCGATTATCAAACGGATAAGGATGGGAATACGATTCCAAGATTAGAAGATAAAGATAATCATACAATTGACGCCACTCGTTACGCATTTGAAAACGATATGCGAGGCAACACATTCAGCTTCGACTAA
- a CDS encoding terminase small subunit gives MKKLNPKQQAFADHYIELGNAEEAALKAGYSKAYARGKSYTLLANVGIKAYIEKRMAELKSERVADQQEVMEFLTAVMRGEVEEPIAILDGEGYQKVVNVKPSAQTRRSAAVDIGKRYAMWTDKQQTEVTGAVQFIDDISGDTDAT, from the coding sequence GTGAAGAAATTAAATCCGAAACAACAGGCGTTCGCCGATCACTACATCGAATTAGGAAACGCCGAAGAAGCTGCACTAAAAGCAGGATATAGCAAAGCGTACGCTAGAGGTAAATCATATACATTGTTGGCAAATGTCGGCATAAAAGCCTATATAGAAAAACGAATGGCAGAATTGAAGTCTGAACGTGTTGCGGATCAGCAAGAAGTCATGGAATTCCTCACTGCAGTTATGCGTGGTGAAGTTGAGGAGCCGATTGCAATTCTTGATGGTGAAGGTTATCAAAAGGTAGTCAATGTTAAACCGAGTGCTCAAACCAGAAGATCGGCGGCTGTTGACATTGGGAAGCGTTATGCAATGTGGACGGATAAACAACAAACCGAAGTAACCGGCGCTGTTCAATTCATTGACGATATAAGCGGTGATACAGATGCAACGTAA
- a CDS encoding DNA-binding response regulator produces the protein MTEKQIEQLLKDYHWMINSVKIMREGLNDIGDGLTAQYGLDAAMPKASGNHSDPIYREFTRREKRWKKIVDYERKIKVVQERMHVITIDREVEVLHWLLEGKSMRWIGLHMGLSDRHIGRIKDTVVRKMSQMSDRSEM, from the coding sequence ATGACGGAAAAGCAGATCGAGCAGCTGTTGAAGGATTATCATTGGATGATTAATTCCGTGAAAATTATGCGTGAAGGGCTAAATGATATTGGCGATGGGTTAACGGCTCAATATGGACTGGATGCAGCAATGCCGAAAGCTAGTGGGAATCATAGCGATCCAATCTACCGAGAATTCACCCGTCGGGAAAAACGGTGGAAGAAGATCGTGGATTATGAGCGTAAAATTAAGGTGGTCCAGGAACGGATGCACGTAATTACGATTGATCGAGAAGTTGAAGTGCTGCATTGGCTATTAGAAGGTAAAAGCATGAGGTGGATCGGATTGCATATGGGATTGTCTGATCGACATATTGGCCGGATTAAGGACACCGTAGTGCGGAAGATGTCGCAAATGTCGGATAGGTCGGAGATGTGA
- a CDS encoding DUF3954 domain-containing protein, with translation MEKTAVVNLEENAVYVVKRGQLTKVTAKNHGQDVIIWKNGEVLDVDRNQRVRIEGQEVI, from the coding sequence GTGGAGAAAACAGCGGTTGTAAATTTGGAGGAAAATGCGGTTTATGTCGTCAAGCGAGGGCAGTTGACAAAGGTTACAGCAAAAAATCATGGCCAGGACGTCATCATCTGGAAGAATGGAGAGGTTCTCGATGTTGATAGGAACCAACGGGTGAGGATAGAGGGACAGGAGGTTATATAA
- a CDS encoding helix-turn-helix domain-containing protein — protein sequence MSNRKIISIANKVTFLRKYDGLSIRELSAELRFRMEHIADLETGAVQADLEDVIRYCDFFGVDYEGFLFDEFGDFKAAYIADNEKMMKAIGYSV from the coding sequence ATGAGCAATCGTAAAATTATTTCAATCGCGAACAAAGTGACATTCCTTCGGAAGTATGACGGCCTGAGCATCCGAGAGTTATCAGCCGAATTGAGATTCCGTATGGAGCACATAGCCGACCTGGAAACGGGCGCTGTTCAGGCGGATTTGGAGGATGTTATCAGGTATTGTGATTTCTTCGGAGTGGATTATGAGGGTTTTCTCTTCGATGAGTTCGGAGATTTCAAGGCAGCTTATATCGCAGATAACGAGAAGATGATGAAGGCGATTGGGTACAGCGTATGA
- a CDS encoding IDEAL domain-containing protein → MGEEIIRRLMRDAMFAAMHAQQIEVYRAFGHLKVSYFDLEYSPKIQTRLTDMDMLLLRIDMALDAGDKKQFLLLTDQLKEVEHEQS, encoded by the coding sequence ATGGGTGAAGAGATTATTCGAAGATTGATGAGAGACGCAATGTTCGCCGCGATGCACGCTCAGCAAATAGAAGTATATCGAGCGTTCGGCCATCTTAAAGTCTCTTATTTTGACTTAGAATACAGCCCGAAGATCCAAACGAGATTGACCGATATGGATATGCTGCTTCTTCGAATTGATATGGCTCTGGATGCCGGGGATAAGAAACAGTTCTTGCTGTTAACGGATCAACTGAAAGAGGTGGAGCATGAGCAATCGTAA
- a CDS encoding DUF6877 family protein, translating to MNPIQEISKLSNQIPIEALQDINSRVTDWIAGGGNHDDPYIHQQLRYAKKLARSEGNG from the coding sequence ATGAACCCGATACAGGAAATATCAAAACTATCAAATCAAATTCCGATTGAAGCATTGCAAGACATTAACAGCCGCGTAACAGATTGGATTGCCGGTGGTGGCAATCATGACGATCCATATATTCATCAGCAATTGCGATATGCAAAGAAACTCGCAAGGAGTGAGGGGAATGGGTGA
- a CDS encoding DUF1064 domain-containing protein — MRQSVRKRPRSPKQPREFHSKKIEVDGIEFDSKTEAAYYKFLKKDPAVKDIEIQPKFQIIPSYTVVCKRCGGSGKRTSPKTGNLINCSLCHGKQEREKAGAIYTADFKVTYIDGYEEIIDVKGGPVTRDFPLRRKLLEKAIRQELVVVRLKGKEWVRE, encoded by the coding sequence ATGAGGCAAAGCGTTCGAAAAAGACCAAGGTCACCCAAGCAGCCACGGGAGTTCCATTCAAAGAAAATTGAGGTTGACGGCATCGAATTTGATTCCAAAACGGAAGCGGCCTATTACAAATTTCTTAAGAAGGATCCAGCAGTAAAGGACATAGAGATTCAACCGAAATTTCAAATCATCCCTTCGTACACCGTCGTGTGTAAACGCTGTGGCGGCTCAGGGAAGCGGACAAGCCCGAAGACGGGGAATCTTATCAACTGCTCTTTGTGCCATGGGAAACAAGAGCGTGAGAAGGCAGGGGCTATCTATACGGCGGACTTTAAAGTCACTTACATAGATGGCTATGAGGAAATCATCGATGTGAAGGGCGGCCCAGTTACTCGGGACTTCCCTTTGCGGAGGAAGCTGTTGGAGAAGGCGATCAGGCAAGAGTTGGTTGTTGTGAGATTGAAAGGCAAGGAGTGGGTGAGGGAATGA
- a CDS encoding DUF6011 domain-containing protein, which yields MGVCKRCNRKLKTTKSIEVGFGPVCKKKHDEAEAEFLKLQVTIDEEIAYQERISV from the coding sequence ATGGGTGTTTGTAAACGGTGCAATAGGAAACTGAAAACGACGAAGAGTATTGAGGTTGGGTTTGGCCCGGTCTGTAAGAAAAAGCACGATGAAGCGGAAGCGGAGTTTCTAAAATTACAGGTTACGATCGATGAAGAAATTGCGTACCAGGAGCGGATCAGCGTATGA
- a CDS encoding MazG-like family protein — translation MGQVTGLMQAVNDEVLNERKRQNAKWGHQRHDYGFWLAILGEEFGEVCQAIQQGSVASKYTDADDLYTELIHVAAVASAIAEQVKEERERSQRYAQNAISDD, via the coding sequence GTGGGACAGGTTACCGGACTCATGCAAGCGGTGAATGACGAAGTTTTAAACGAGCGGAAGCGGCAGAATGCCAAGTGGGGCCATCAGCGCCATGATTATGGCTTTTGGCTAGCAATCTTAGGCGAGGAGTTCGGGGAGGTTTGTCAGGCCATTCAGCAGGGCAGTGTAGCGAGCAAGTACACGGATGCTGATGATCTGTACACGGAACTAATTCATGTGGCAGCGGTAGCTTCGGCCATTGCAGAGCAAGTGAAGGAGGAACGGGAAAGGAGTCAGCGTTATGCTCAGAACGCTATATCGGATGATTGA